One stretch of Armigeres subalbatus isolate Guangzhou_Male chromosome 2, GZ_Asu_2, whole genome shotgun sequence DNA includes these proteins:
- the LOC134213894 gene encoding muscle-specific protein 300 kDa-like isoform X2, with the protein MEENEEHSSQEAKAVIVTESDCKNNRNIDTTNVAEQFVADRIKVIEECILESDEHTVPLQHQIVLPTDIIEAIYVEDVHQQTSPVQTDLLEDETDREIAFITSDNMLAPLSFEQKSSQTSPDNGTVKLSQQTSPITVQPVFSDYKEVQTELNLLDTETQTTDVAIIEQIIQTELGQPEANVNDIVMPKVSESANQTIIIEKTESETQTLDDVQNLVEPILYKIIDTTVEIGKDASRQSVQTSPIDFTELKTKSDAPPYSRNEFVQTMEIDVVDMQTSTEQTYKDTGSSPAKQLHVTEIETQTSPVHVTNTSVEQVIMFKNDASIKTEVEENIPITHEQADAQVQTFTTSYIPETIVKETQTSAYEAPISLHRKEKKKSKSKKGKSSQAAPIELEVQTELHIPEHDSFEPVTITKTIEHNAKDSDDSLNVQIQVEIQHPLQTDTCKEISYDVFEDKSWIVNLADYFSIIRSQRSYAEDKAVPWKEIKEMLLDIWPQITNNRRPDYFYKPLTFDDLEDNPPDTKLLLSMLNENSSSPEVQNRILFDTLERMNVQAEDIASRLCPISEMNEADRLRLYTLCKIRLQCISDKIECLTRYILESGMDSQFDIIGCLEQTKKGISDLYLYIIDEEDMNKKCNEDIHHLSNKIQQASNHLEDIHEKVNSTVLESSLSVSEKLSNLENIEHRNNEYIQDLSAILNDNCNSNSITTDAHLEENLKKADNMSKKIQQTITVERNKLIQLSSLAEEYEQTLLEFEEIATAAADFIENDISTNSLKELEEEMQRYRKFFVNLSHCKMILESLESNLDPITRTKHAKLHSALYNKTSIILERAVDRAARLAQAASKWTVIEKEMRDEIQWLQVAQQRIPDLQNVTSEDYEQYIKLYESLKQDILRHHTKMMQHNEIARKMQELICAPALVKDSSEALTVVTNLKEEVLLYLIKLQKFKNFWSQYNAAADKLHEWICHAQKQLNSLTIPQNLADTSVEDMRKFWEIKAQYEVMNNKVYENACSSLDDALATINITDEDLQRQLFGQLLENWSSTSNKIMDIQNHIYDSIKTTNTSSNDKITFIEKELRDINSTFNTLKGVLKSSEELYLYIEKMQMLKTRVYIVDTELGQLALASDFNVEKITELFEISSNISHQINEEYEAAENFYKCLENIEIGIKKQENRFLDITKVLDECGARINGKRPDVEQSLNDCKICQSELSDSWNEMMKLRQMLHTLPMNLKVSVSPQQTERDLSILQNIHSDLERKCENIISQLRDRLSLWNKFYCQLEIIQNHIHETEFMMDLIQLQETADYYRLLKATERLDALLVEIESRNETVDDLQNIAKPLIETSEAGVSMEIQETVEQMTALWQNTQENLQNLCQRYENAVKLWDRYNEISEGVKECISQSILDSARGKDIANFQTLEHYQASLNERKQDLNKLKNYIRDINEQVGFNIANTMMSEIDEFSKRMDDISEDITFQLSAASSSQSERSIKQTAYAASNAIVTQVQQDLHSSIPDSEFGSTLMDLETNLLNLSATESHLKTIASEKGSSRDEMYPAFENLHMHSLTLLQEAIHQHQKTLQQMVLEKDYCYLLEYWGKFLHRITTFVDQNIPSEYSKLQQHRDQYNVISHLVRQWQTSMLKITRNDDKMKDSYVALHKHHKECVKRINGNITDIEEKLLYWRKFKSSQTTLQEAIITIEAEKYNLQMEYINMKELSKLITKVINLQTRFSGLRVVLNNIDQEVEQLISSLADDHTIVAIKTEHGRIKSKLSKLEESVNTWKIFLLNVSELYSSLNSQCNDVNKSLIELGHSIETFKLENPVTSQHHLNMLKNEKLRLEYVKEELKKINLTKEELQCCISPFDAKLISKRVCSLWQLLDKLENAISVSLRQMQNRIQNRKLFLNQYNLMMEWIIKFDKRLNDSNKYEICEEDSNFIKSVEDTLLQEMSCKESEIAWFNVIGNDLMEALLSGEELTEIGSKQKHLNDAWEKLVRHCQERRQKISEVSSTSVSLHQRIIDIRAWMTQIELELKQPFMFEDIEKSCLDKLLDDYEKLQRSVESNSGNIAEILNLCEMLFTDVESWNVHINRKLINHDVKSLEMRWKNICIDTGRRKQDLLSIWSMLDELLQIIDSQHIWIDETNRFLDDIDCQCDTADNETLCTILQELSTKFSDIAGREPILQILRTLYFSLNKHSRVDRSNMQQITMTAKHVLLVWEKLMLKFESVKTRIEELTHLFSSFNSEYENIIVALTHIDVEVTNVKHLDDGTNAQTSETKLKHLRDLHNKLRFVINMFDAQDELGSSLIQLLPDNSKMSQKVQNQIMEYHQLANNIKHTLDSLVDQTNQGKISLDKSERDYAVQVDTLSPLSITAKDAYLYQLQTAIAEAKSNLAILEASISEINASNFLTSTQTVSKASAACESSIELIKHLNIILTSECHCNDEEAMSSAVKKECDRYSHNLTEWRLKQQKLEELSPFPATYNFICAHNEDYLTCPLCTNRNWQQIDNDLWRLEQWLSMAETTQKSQHTHPPNDIDTLEDNIQDHREFLLDLDSHKSIIKSLNIVGEHLATHTLDTEKAIKLRERLHSNNMRWDKVCNQSSQWQAQLHRALMENKEFHRTITELSTWLEQTEHKIKSSEPIDLTMDKSVIERKYKIFMELRNDLVRCEPRIVSLQETTSQLTKYLDDNTSQKFNEIYAKLTDLRLRFHSIRRLVEVYTVKIASAIGIDRPLDMHAFSSGNAQRCPKGRRRGTHKHHSIDQKLSIFRPRIAGISSYSSNAVAIARCSYPHAPW; encoded by the exons TAACATGTTAGCTCCACTAAGCTTCGAGCAAAAATCCAGTCAGACATCACCAGATAATGGTACCGTAAAATTGTCCCAACAAACTTCGCCCATCACAGTTCAGCCTGTTTTTAGCGACTATAAAGAAGTACAAACTGAGCTCAACCTTCTGGATACCGAAACGCAGACTACGGATGTTGCCATcattgaacaaatcattcaaACTGAATTAGGTCAACCAGAAGCAAATGTAAATGATATTGTTATGCCAAAAGTGTCAGAATCTGCTAATCAaacaataattattgaaaaaactgAATCAGAAACGCAGACACTTGATGATGTCCAAAATTTGGTAGAACCAATATTATACAAAATCATCGATACGACCGTAGAAATTGGGAAAGATGCAAGTCGCCAGTCTGTTCAAACAAGCCCAATTGATTTCACTGAATTGAAAACTAAATCAGACGCTCCTCCTTATTCTCGAAATGAATTTGTACAAACAATGGAAATCGATGTCGTTGATATGCAAACTTCTACTGAACAAACTTATAAAGACACAGGATCATCTCCTGCTAAACAATTACATGTTACAGAAATAGAAACGCAAACTAGTCCCGTTCATGTGACCAATACATCAGTTGAGCAAGTTATAATGTTTAAAAATGATGCTTCAATTAAGACAGAAGTAGAAGAAAATATTCCAATAACACATGAACAAGCTGATGCACAAGTTCAAACATTTACAACCAGTTATATTCCTGAAACAATTGTAAAAGAAACCCAAACAAGCGCATATGAGGCaccgatttctcttcatcgaaaagagaaaaagaaatcCAAATCAAAGAAGGGAAAGAGTAGTCAAGCAGCTCCAATAGAGCTAGAAGTACAAACGGAGCTACATATTCCAGAACATGATTCTTTCGAACCtgtaacaataacaaaaacaatagaGCACAACGCAAAGGATTCAGATGATTCATTGAATGTACAAATTCAAGTAGAAATACAGCATCCATTGCAAACTGATACGTGCAAAGAAATTAGTTATGACGTCTTTGAAGACAAATCATGGATAGTCAATCTTGctgattatttttcaataataagATCTCAAAGAAGTTATGCCGAAGACAAAGCAGTACCATGGAAAGAGATAAAGGAAATGCTATTGGATATATGGCCACAAATCACCAACAATCGTCGCCCAGACTACTTTTACAAGCCATTAACATTCGATGACTTGGAAGATAATCCACCTGATACTAAGCTATTGCTCTCCATGTTGAATGAGAATAGCAGCAGCCCTGAAGTACAAAATCGGATACTGTTTGATACACTTGAGAGGATGAATGTTCAAGCTGAAGATATTGCATCCAGATTGTGTCCTATATCAGAGATGAACGAAGCAGATCGCCTTCGCTTGTATACTCTCTGTAAAATCAGATTGCAATGCATATCTGACAAAATTGAATGTTTGACTAGATACATATTAGAAAGTGGCATGGATTCGCAATTTGATATTATTGGCTGTCTAGAACAAACAAAAAAAGGTATTTCAGATCTGTACTTGTATATTATCGACGAAGAAGACATGAACAAGAAATGTAACGAAGATATTCATCATTTATCAAACAAAATTCAACAAGCTAGCAATCATTTGGAAGACATACATGAAAAAGTAAACAGTACAGTATTGGAAAGCTCACTGTCCGTGAGtgaaaagttgtccaatttagAGAATATTGAGCATCGTAACAACGAATACATACAAGATTTATCAGCAATATTGAATGACAATTGCAATTCAAATAGTATCACTACTGATGCccatttggaagaaaatttgaaaaaagctGATAACATGTCGAAAAAAATTCAACAGACGATTACTGTTGAACGAAATAAATTGATACAACTGAGTAGTCTTGCAGAAGAATACGAACAAACACTACtggaatttgaagaaattgccACTGCCGCAGCCGATTTCATAGAGAATGATATTTCGACGAATAGTTTGAAAGAACTTGAAGAGGAAATGCAACGGTATCGTAAGTTTTTCGTGAATCTCAGCCACTGCAAAATGATTCTTGAATCATTAGAATCCAACTTGGATCCAATCACGCGAACGAAACATGCAAAGCTACATTCAGCGTTATACAATAAAACAAGCATAATTTTAGAACGCGCAGTTGACAGAGCCGCTCGACTGGCACAAGCAGCCTCCAAGTGGACCGTTATAGAAAAAGAAATGCGTGATGAAATACAATGGTTACAAGTTGCACAGCAAAGAATACCAGACTTACAAAATGTAACATCTGAGGATTACGAACAATACATCAAGTTGTATGAATCGTTGAAGCAAGACATACTTCGACACCACACCAAAATGATGCAACATAATGAAATAGCCAGAAAAATGCAAGAGCTTATATGTGCACCAGCATTAGTTAAAGATAGTAGTGAAGCATTAACCGTCGTTACGAATCTGAAAGAAGAAGTTTTACTCTATCtcataaaattacaaaaattcaaaaacttctGGAGTCAATACAATGCAGCAGCAGATAAACTCCACGAATGGATTTGCCATGCTCAAAAACAATTAAACTCACTAACGATTCCACAGAACCTTGCTGATACGTCAGTTGAAGATATGCGCAAATTTTGGGAAATTAAAGCCCAGTACGAAGTGATGAATAATAAAGTGTATGAAAACGCATGTAGTTCATTAGATGATGCTTTGGCGACTATCAACATTACCGATGAAGACCTTCAACGCCAGCTTTTTGGTCAATTGTTAGAAAATTGGTCTTCCACGTCTAACAAAATAATGGATATACAGAACCACATATATGATTctattaaaacaacaaacacctcatcaaatgataaaataacattCATCGAAAAGGAACTTCGAGACATTAATTCTACCTTTAACACTTTGAAAGGAGTACTCAAATCATCGGAAGAGCTTTAcctttatattgaaaaaatgcaaatgttgaaAACCCGTGTTTATATAGTTGACACCGAACTAGGTCAACTCGCATTAGCATCGGATTTCAATGTGGAAAAAATaactgagctttttgaaatctCAAGTAATATTTCGCATCAAATTAACGAAGAATATGAAGCTGCAGAAAACTTCTATAAATGcttagaaaacatagaaattggtatcaaaaaacaagaaaatcgTTTTCTTGACATAACAAAAGTTCTGGATGAATGTGGTGCACGAATTAATGGAAAAAGACCAGATGTTGAACAGTCACTAAATGATTGCAAAATATGCCAATCTGAACTGAGTGATTCATGGAatgaaatgatgaaattgaggcAAATGCTACATACTTTACCAATGAATTTGAAAGTGTCTGTTTCTCCGCAACAAACTGAAAGGGATCTATCAATTCTACAAAATATTCATAGTGATCTTGAACGAAAATGTGAAAACATCATTTCTCAATTACGGGACCGTTTATCTCTGTGGAACAAGTTTTATTGTCAGCTAGAAATCATCCAAAATCATATACATGAAACGGAGTTCATGATGGATTTGATCCAACTACAAGAAACAGCCGATTATTATCGTTTGTTAAAAGCAACTGAGCGGCTAGAT GCACTTCTAGTAGAGATCGAATCCAGAAATGAAACAGTGGACGATTTACAGAATATTGCAAAGCCATTGATTGAAACATCCGAAGCAGGTGTATCAATGGAAATCCAAGAAACAGTTGAACAAATGACTGCACTGTGGCAGAATACTCAGGAAAATTTACAAAATCTATGCCAACGTTATGAAAATGCTGTCAAATTATGGGATCGTTACAATGAGATCTCTGAAGGCGTGAAAGAATGTATTTCCCAAAGCATTCTCGATTCTGCTAGAGGAAAAGATATTGCTAATTTCCAAACACTAGAACATTATCAAGCATCTttgaacgaaagaaaacaagatTTGAATAAACTAAAAAATTACATCAGAGACATTAATGAACAGGTCGGATTCAATATAGCAAATACTATGATGTccgaaattgatgaattttccaAAAGGATGGATGATATTTCAGAAGACATTACATTCCAATTGAGTGCTGCATCTTCTAGTCAATCAGAAAGATCAATTAAACAAACAGCTTATGCTGCATCAAACGCAATAGTTACACAAGTTCAGCAG GATTTGCATTCTTCAATACCAGATTCCGAATTTGGATCAACACTTATGGACCTCGAAACCAATTTGTTAAACTTAAGCGCAACTGAGTCCCACTTGAAAACTATCGCAAGCGAAAAAGGCAGTAGTAGAGACGAAATGTATCCCGCCTTCGAGAATTTACATATGCACTCACTCACTCTACTGCAAGAAGCAATTCATCAGCACCAGAAAACATTGCAGCAAATGGTTCTTGAAAAAGATTATTGTTATCTTCTAGAATATTGGGGAAAATTTTTGCATCGCATCACAACATTCGTAGATCAGAATATTCCGAGTGAATATTCCAAACTACAACAGCATCGAGACCAATACAATGTAATAAGTCACTTAGTTCGACAATGGCAAACGTCAATGCTAAAAATTACCAGAAACGATGATAAAATGAAAGATTCGTATGTAGCTCTACATAAGCACCATAAAGAATGCGTAAAAAGAATCAACGGAAATATTACTGATATTGAGGAAAAATTATTATACTGGCGCAAATTCAAATCATCGCAAACGACATTACAAGAAGCAATCATAACTATTGAAGCAGAGAAGTACAATCTTCAGATGGAATATATAAACATGAAAGAGCTTTCAAAACTGATCACAAAAGTGATCAATTTACAAACTAGATTTTCTGGATTGCGAGTAGTTCTCAACAACATAGATCAGGAAGTTGAGCAATTGATATCGAGTCTAGCTGATGATCACACAATAGTAGCCATAAAAACTGAACATGGacgaataaaatcaaaattatccaaacttGAGGAAAGTGTCAACACGTGGAAAATATTCCTGTTAAATGTTTCGGAACTGTATAGCAGCTTAAATTCACAATGCAACGATGTCAATAAAAGTTTAATTGAATTGGGACATTCTATAGAAACATTCAAATTGGAAAACCCAGTGACTTCTCAACACCATTTGAACATGCTGAAAAACGAAAAATTACGGTTGGAATATGTCAAAGAAGAACTTAAGAAGATCAATCTCACGAAAGAAGAATTGCAATGTTGCATCAGTCCTTTCGATGCGAAATTAATTTCCAAGCGAGTATGCAGTCTTTGGCAGCTTCTCGATAAACTGGAAAATGCCATTTCTGTATCGCTAAGACAAATGCAAAATAGAATTCAAAATCGCAAATTGTTCCTGAATCAATATAATCTCATGATGGAATGGATTATCAAGTTTGATAAACGGCTGAATGACTCTaataaatatgaaatctgtGAAGAGGACTCCAATTTTATCAAATCTGTTGAAGATACGCTTTTGCAGGAGATGTCCTGCAAAGAATCTGAAATAGCTTGGTTCAACGTGATTGGCAACGACTTAATGGAAGCGTTATTGAGTGGCGAAGAACTTACTGAAATAGGCTCTAAACAAAAACATTTAAATGATGCCTGGGAAAAGCTTGTTAGGCATTGTCAAGAAAGAAGacaaaaaatttccgaagtaagctCAACGTCCGTTTCATTGCATCAACGAATCATCGATATCAGAGCTTGGATGACCCAAATTGAACTGGAACTAAAACAACCATTTATGTTCGAAGATATAGAAAAAAGTTGTTTAGATAAGCTTCTTGATGATTATGAGAAACTGCAACGGTCAGTAGAAAGCAACAGTGGAAACATCGCGGAGATACTAAACCTATGTGAAATGTTATTCACAGATGTTGAATCGTGGAATGTACACATTAATCGAAAGCTAATTAATCATGACGTGAAAAGTTTAGAAATGcgatggaaaaatatttgcatAGATACAGGCAGACGGAAACAAGATTTGTTATCAATATGGAGTATGCTGGATGAACTACTGCAAATAATAGACTCCCAGCATATTTGGATTGATGAAACCAACAGATTCCTGGATGATATAGATTGTCAATGCGATACTGCTGATAATGAAACACTATGCACAATATTGCAAGAATTGTCTACAAAATTCTCCGACATTGCAGGACGGGAACCAATTCTGCAAATACTAAGAACATTATACTTTTCCCTTAACAAACATAGCCGTGTGGACAGGTCTAATATGCAACAAATTACAATGACAGCTAAACATGTGCTCTTAGTCTGGGAAAAATTGATGTTGAAATTTGAAAGCGTCAAGACACGCATAGAAGAACTTACgcatttattttcttctttcaatagTGAGTACGAAAATATTATCGTGGCATTGACACATATAGATGTTGAAGTAACAAACGTAAAACACTTGGATGATGGAACAAATGCACAAACATCAGAAACCAAGTTGAAACATCTACGAGATCTACATAATAAACTAAGATTCGTTATTAATATGTTTGATGCGCAAGATGAGCTTGGTAGCTCATTGATACAATTATTACCAGATAATAGTAAAATGTCTCAGAAGGTGCAAAACCAAATAATGGAATACCATCAATTGGCGAATAATATAAAACATACTCTGGATTCATTGGTGGATCAAACAAACCAAGGCAAAATTAGCCTAGATAAATCTGAACGAGATTACGCTGTTCAAGTTGATACACTTTCACCCCTATCTATAACAGCTAAAGATGCTTACCTGTATCAATTACAAACTGCTATCGCAGAAGCTAAATCAAATCTAGCGATTTTGGAAGCATCTATTTCAGAAATAAATGCTAGTAATTTCCTAACATCTACTCAAACTGTTTCAAAAGCATCTGCGGCTTGTGAATCTTCAATCGAGCTTATAAAACATCTGAATATAATTTTAACATCGGAATGCCATTGTAACGATGAAGAAGCTATGAGTAGCGCAGTAAAGAAGGAATGTGATAGATATTCACATAATTTAACAGAATGGCGATTAAAACAGCAAAAGCTAGAAGAATTGAG CCCGTTTCCTGCAACATATAACTTCATTTGTGCACA CAACGAAGATTATTTGACGTGTCCTCTTTGTACAAATCGAAACTGGCAACAAATCGATAATGATTTATGGCGTCTCGAACAATGGTTATCAATGGCCGAAACTACGCAAAAATCACAGCACACCCATCCTCCAAATGATATTGATACCCTGGAAGACAACATACAAGATCATCGAGAGTTTTTGCTAGATTTAGATAGTCATAAAAGCATAATCAAATCTTTGAACATTGTTGGAGAACATCTAGCCACTCATACGCTAGATACTGAAAAGGCTATCAAATTGAGAGAACGTCTACATAGCAACAATATGCGCTGGGACAAGGTGTGTAACCAATCATCTCAGTGGCAAGCACAGCTTCATAGAGCATTGATGGAGAATAAAGAATTTCATCGCACTATAACTGAACTTAGCACGTGGCTAGAGCAAACGGAACACAAAATTAAATCATCAGAGCCAATTGACTTGACAATGGATAAGTCCGTAATTGAAAGAAAATACAAGATATTTATGGAGCTGAGAAATGACTTGGTACGATGTGAGCCACGTATTGTTAGCTTACAAGAAACAACTTCACAGCTGACGAAATATTTGGATGACAATACatcacaaaagttcaatgaaatataTGCAAA GTTGACGGATCTAAGATTGAGGTTCCATTCAATTCGAAGATTAGTAGAAGTTTACACAGTCAAAATTGCCTCGGCAATAGGAATTGACAGACCATTGGATATGCATGCATTCTCATCCGGAAATGCACAGAGG TGCCCAAAGGGACGACGACGAGGAACACATAAACACCACAGTATTGACCAGAAGCTATCGATTTTTAGGCCGCGTATTGCGGGCATCTCTTCCTATTCAAGCAATGCTGTTGCTATTGCTAGGTGTAGCTACCCTCATGCCCCATGGTGA